The Antedon mediterranea chromosome 7, ecAntMedi1.1, whole genome shotgun sequence genome has a segment encoding these proteins:
- the LOC140055131 gene encoding uncharacterized protein, with product MAALGSLELLAAGFSASFGVQVLPPQAAAVSDCRGADGADEAPHKLTIDDLFHLSHSMVPREKPCTTGGEIEVNCRGLIGGTTTIRVSLGTTVSEMKKMVSDKLGIEKDIRFMYDRNILDDESTVESAEILNGATINFIVLTTDRKPEGVFELDPALLAKRFDHDFTGKNDGNDVYMRGQYRYFRPCGWYRYAVAVQNVYGNNTWLGPNGIRTGTCTGEWPVSYHGTKMRQEGAVVVKEFRGGELEYINGVYSSPSLAMIDEFYAQIFEFEGKSYKIALQNRINPDIAGGHLKIIPKERTEVGADYWVSPMEDRTEKIYDVRPYGIIIKQV from the coding sequence ATGGCTGCCTTAGGGTCTTTAGAATTGTTAGCCGCCGGATTCTCTGCATCCTTTGGAGTTCAGGTGTTGCCTCCCCAAGCAGCTGCCGTATCAGATTGCAGAGGAGCAGATGGAGCAGATGAGGCTCCTCACAAACTCACAATTGATGACCTCTTTCACCTATCTCACTCGATGGTTCCAAGAGAGAAGCCCTGTACAACTGGTGGTGAGATCGAGGTGAATTGCCGAGGGCTGATTGGAGGTACTACTACGATCAGAGTATCTCTAGGAACAACAGTATCGGAGATGAAGAAAATGGTGAGCGATAAGTTGGGCATAGAGAAGGATATTCGATTCATGTATGATAGAAACATTCTAGATGACGAAAGTACAGTAGAATCGGCAGAAATACTAAACGGTGCTACAATAAACTTTATTGTTCTGACAACAGACAGAAAACCAGAAGGTGTTTTTGAGTTGGATCCTGCTCTACTCGCTAAGAGGTTTGATCACGACTTCACCGGAAAGAACGATGGTAATGATGTGTATATGAGAGGTCAGTATCGATATTTCCGACCATGCGGGTGGTACAGATATGCTGTTGCTGTTCAAAACGTATACGGGAATAACACTTGGCTTGGACCAAACGGCATACGTACGGGAACTTGTACTGGCGAATGGCCAGTCTCTTACCACGGAACCAAAATGAGACAGGAAGGTGCGGTTGTTGTCAAAGAGTTCCGTGGAGGTGAGTTGGAGTATATTAACGGAGTTTACAGCAGCCCGTCTTTGGCTATGATTGATGAATTCTACGCACAGATCTTTGAGTTTGAAGGAAAAAGTTACAAGATCGCTTTGCAGAATAGGATCAATCCAGATATTGCTGGTGGCCACTTGAAAATCATTCCAAAAGAGCGCACAGAAGTTGGGGCTGACTACTGGGTTTCACCAATGGAAGACCGAACAGAGAAAATATATGATGTCAGGCCATACGGTATCATCATAAAACAAGTTTAG
- the LOC140055499 gene encoding uncharacterized protein has product MHKYVFMTGELEVKPGYLKFDFLTYKYCLVRKSKNGKKEFSFEFLYNQNGKKIVNRALMTKSMNLKTGEIWHQYDNMIHHRKLKDLMNNASGGQKSLFGRAIEHVTVFFFGDSTMSNFDKRIAADYKEGLLSYLPAWEGFVCANADTSLKPCEAIKKFIDIATSMKGTHTNLQDSPEIKVWVPYGYSSNQVICQHLEPKINQLGSISTSDNDAIIKVLTSALAIVHILIKSSIYLKQPQVNNLLHALLIPPNLSTKEYDFIIEKVKEEFAPIMQ; this is encoded by the exons atgcacaaatatgTGTTTATGACAGGTGAACTTGAAGTTAAACCAGGCTATCTCAAATTTGACTTTCTTACCTATAAGTATTGCCTTGTTAGAAAAAGTAAGAATGGGAAAAAAGAATTTAGTTTTGAATTTCTTTACAATCAAAAcggaaaaaaaattgtcaacAGAGCTTTGATGACTAAATCGATGAATCTTAAGACAGGAG AAATTTGGCATCAATATGATAACATGATTCACCATCGAAAACTAAAAGATCTCATGAATAACGCATCTGGTGGACAAAAATCATTATTTGGACGAGCAATAGAACATGTCACCGTATTCTTTTTTGGTGATAGTACAATGTCAAACTTTGACAAGCGTATTGCAGCAGACTATAAAGAAGGTTTGTTGTCATACCTTCCTGCTTGGGAAGGTTTTGTGTGTGCAAATGCTGATACATCACTGAAGCCTTGTGAAGCGATTAAGAAGTTCATTGATATTGCTACAAGTATGAAAGGAACACATACAAACCTCCAGGATTCACCAGAAATAAAAGTGTGGGTTCCTTATGGATATTCATCTAATCAG GTTATTTGTCAGCATCTTGAACCAAAGATCAACCAGCTAGGAAGTATTTCTACTTCTGATAATGATGCCATCATTAAAGTCTTGACGTCAGCATTAGCTATTGTTCACATACTTATAAAGTCTAGCATCTATTTGAAACAACCACAAGTAAATAACTTACTACACGCTTTGCTCATACCACCCAATTTGAGCACAAAAGAGTATGACTTTATTATTGAAAAAGTCAAGGAAGAGTTTGCTCCTATAATGcagtaa
- the LOC140055500 gene encoding sialin-like has product MCCVSNILNYIIRTNWSIIIENAFEWDIKTQQVILGAFYYGYFVTPILGGWLVGKYGGFYVLFIASTMSSLIALFSPFTARCGISPLVISRIFDGFAQGLGYVSTMGIIRKWAKLNERSTFVSISTSGYSAGAIVSSYVSPLLITSPIFGGWPSTFYIFGITGIIWCLCWWIVGSSDVTSNRWVSEFEKESIKESQSKGMQTTEVDRVNWKELAMSAPVLSISVFFVGIDFGLYLLSADIPIFFETILQFDIKMSGYLLSVAQFVYFIAIIFGGVVADKLINHTEISKIHIRKLFVSFLGLQSILLILIGYVHHVWIAAL; this is encoded by the exons ATGTGCtgtgtttcaaatattttaaactacatCATTCGTACAAATTGGAGCATTATCATC GAAAACGCATTTGAATGGGACATTAAAACGCAACAAGTCATCTTAGGCGCATTCTACTACGGGTACTTTGTTACACCAATACTCGGTGGATGGTTGGTTGGTAAATACGGCGGGTTCTATGTGTTATTTATTGCTTCGACTATGTCTTCTCTAATAGCTCTATTTTCTCCATTTACTGCAAGATGTGGAATCAGCCCGTTGGTAATAAGTAGAATATTTGATGGATTTGCACAG GGCCTAGGTTATGTTTCAACAATGGGTATTATAAGAAAATGGGCGAAATTAAATGAACGTAGTACATTTGTGTCAATTTCAACTTCAG GCTACAGTGCAGGAGCAATTGTATCTAGCTACGTATCGCCATTACTTATCACGTCACCGATTTTTGGAGGATGGCCatctacattttatatatttg GTATTACTGGAATCATATGGTGTTTATGCTGGTGGATTGTGGGATCGAGTGACGTAACAAGTAATCGCTGGGTATCTGAATTTGAGAAAGAATCAATAAAAGAATCTCAATCAAAAGGGATGCAAACCACAGAG GTTGACAGAGTAAATTGGAAGGAGTTAGCTATGTCAGCACCAGTATTGTCAATAAGTGTATTTTTTGTTGGAATTGATTTCGGTCTCTATCTACTGAGTGCAGATATCCCTATCTTTTTTGAAACAATATTACagtttgacattaaaatg AGTGGCTATTTGCTATCTGTTGCCCAGTTTGTATATTTCATTGCAATTATTTTTGGAGGAGTTGTTGCggacaaattaattaatcatacTGAAATCAGCAAAATACATATACGAAAGTTATTTGTCAGTT TTCTTGGCTTACAATCAATTCTTCTTATTCTGATTGGATATGTGCATCATGTTTGGATCGCAGCA CTTTAG